From Kiritimatiellia bacterium, a single genomic window includes:
- a CDS encoding insulinase family protein, with the protein MNRLEAGPLDALRAANDPLRRVVLENGLVCLIKPDSSAPVVSVQIWVGSGSIHESPWLGAGLSHYMEHMIFKGTTTRGVAEITRAIDDAGGDINAYTSHDRTVFYADLPSRNWRVGVDVLADAVMNASLPEEEWQREKEVILREFAMGRDSPERELSHLLWSTAYRVHPYRFPVIGYEDIFRTMTREELLAYYRQHYVPDNMIAVVVGDIDPDEVEAHLRQVFSGFARRARPQDPLPAEPPQVAPREARQIAKVELARLAMAWHTVPLDHPDAAALDLLASVVGQGRSSRLEARLKERERIVHSIGAWSFTPRDTGLFAITAVFDPDREAEVRRALDEEIASWVERGFGDEEVAKARRNLLVDELDDLQTMSGQAAAYASGEFYTGNPRFVEVYLSRLEAVTAEQIREVARRYLESGRRTTVVLSPKVESVARSEPRRPELSIHRVELPNGIPLIVREDRRLPFVHAVAAFGGGLLSESAENAGITDLTANLLTRGTARRSAAEIAAHIEQLGASLEAFSGRNSFGLSAMMLSEDAEAVLGLMAECLLEPSFDPAEFEKQRDLQLAAIRRKREQPMSVAQDELRALLFPNHPYRFTTEGTEESVDALSRDAVVAHYQRLVNRSNVVLALFGDITVERARSLASRFFDPMPEGQRPALSCKAAPPVLPARSERREPRQQAIVLLGYPGINFFDPRVDALNVLQKALSGLSSDLGIEIREKRGLVYFVGAFGLTALDPGFFALYAGTRDDAIAEVESLMREQVARIVREGLRPDEFERARAQLAAAASMSLQNNGELAMSCALNELYGLGYRYSLELEQRLLQLTPEDVRRLAAELLREDRCAVAVVRPADQAPSDEATEVDDESDEP; encoded by the coding sequence ATGAATCGACTTGAGGCCGGTCCGCTAGATGCGCTTCGCGCAGCAAACGATCCTCTTCGCCGAGTGGTGCTAGAGAACGGGTTGGTTTGCCTGATCAAGCCCGACTCCAGCGCGCCGGTTGTGTCGGTCCAGATCTGGGTCGGTTCGGGCTCGATTCATGAAAGCCCGTGGCTCGGCGCGGGCCTGTCCCATTACATGGAACACATGATTTTCAAGGGCACAACGACACGCGGAGTCGCTGAAATCACGCGGGCCATCGACGACGCCGGGGGCGACATCAATGCCTATACCAGCCATGACCGAACCGTGTTCTACGCGGATCTGCCATCGCGAAACTGGCGGGTGGGTGTCGATGTGCTGGCCGATGCGGTGATGAATGCATCGCTGCCGGAGGAGGAATGGCAGCGGGAGAAAGAGGTCATCCTTCGCGAGTTCGCCATGGGCAGGGACAGCCCGGAGCGCGAACTGAGCCACCTGCTGTGGAGCACAGCGTATCGCGTGCACCCTTACCGGTTTCCCGTAATCGGTTATGAGGACATTTTCCGGACGATGACGCGCGAGGAACTGCTCGCATATTACCGCCAACATTATGTGCCAGACAACATGATCGCCGTCGTGGTCGGCGACATTGATCCGGACGAGGTCGAGGCGCATCTGCGGCAGGTGTTTAGCGGGTTCGCGCGGCGGGCGCGGCCGCAGGACCCGCTGCCGGCGGAGCCGCCGCAGGTGGCTCCGCGCGAGGCTCGGCAGATAGCGAAGGTCGAACTCGCGCGGCTCGCGATGGCCTGGCACACGGTCCCGCTGGACCACCCGGACGCGGCCGCGCTCGATCTGCTTGCCTCAGTGGTCGGGCAGGGTCGCAGTTCCCGACTCGAAGCCCGGCTGAAAGAGCGGGAACGCATCGTCCACAGCATCGGTGCATGGTCGTTTACGCCGCGCGACACGGGCTTGTTCGCGATTACCGCCGTGTTTGATCCGGACCGCGAAGCCGAAGTCCGACGGGCGCTGGACGAGGAAATCGCTTCCTGGGTCGAGAGAGGATTTGGCGACGAGGAGGTCGCCAAGGCCCGCCGGAATCTCCTAGTGGACGAGTTGGATGACCTGCAGACCATGAGCGGCCAGGCCGCCGCCTACGCCTCGGGCGAGTTCTATACGGGCAACCCTCGATTTGTGGAAGTATACCTCTCCCGCCTCGAGGCGGTGACTGCCGAACAGATTCGAGAGGTGGCGCGCCGGTATCTAGAATCCGGCCGGCGGACCACCGTAGTTCTTTCGCCTAAGGTAGAGTCCGTTGCTCGCTCCGAGCCGCGACGCCCCGAATTGAGCATCCACCGCGTCGAACTTCCGAACGGGATTCCGCTCATCGTTCGGGAAGACCGTCGGCTTCCGTTTGTGCATGCGGTGGCCGCGTTTGGCGGCGGATTGTTGTCCGAAAGCGCAGAGAATGCCGGGATTACGGATCTAACCGCAAATTTGCTGACCCGCGGGACAGCCCGACGATCGGCCGCGGAAATCGCGGCCCACATTGAACAACTGGGGGCAAGCCTCGAAGCCTTTTCCGGCCGAAACAGTTTCGGGCTCTCGGCGATGATGTTATCCGAAGATGCCGAGGCCGTCCTCGGCCTAATGGCCGAATGCCTCCTCGAGCCGTCGTTCGATCCGGCCGAATTCGAGAAGCAGCGCGACCTCCAGCTCGCTGCGATTCGCCGGAAACGTGAACAGCCGATGAGCGTGGCGCAGGATGAGTTGCGGGCGCTTCTGTTCCCCAACCACCCGTACCGTTTCACAACAGAGGGCACCGAGGAATCGGTTGACGCCCTGAGCCGCGACGCGGTGGTTGCCCACTATCAGCGGCTTGTCAATCGGTCGAATGTCGTGCTGGCGCTCTTCGGTGACATCACGGTTGAACGGGCCCGATCGCTGGCGTCACGGTTTTTTGATCCGATGCCGGAAGGACAGCGGCCTGCGCTCTCATGCAAAGCGGCGCCGCCTGTGCTGCCTGCTCGAAGCGAACGGCGCGAGCCGCGGCAGCAAGCAATCGTTTTGCTGGGATATCCGGGCATCAACTTCTTCGACCCTCGTGTCGACGCGCTGAACGTCTTGCAAAAGGCATTGAGCGGATTGTCCTCCGATCTCGGGATTGAGATCCGCGAGAAGCGCGGGCTTGTCTATTTTGTCGGCGCCTTTGGCCTCACGGCGCTCGATCCGGGCTTTTTTGCCCTCTATGCGGGCACACGGGATGACGCCATCGCGGAGGTGGAGTCTCTCATGCGCGAACAGGTAGCGCGAATTGTCCGAGAAGGATTGCGGCCTGATGAGTTTGAGCGCGCCCGGGCGCAACTAGCCGCCGCGGCCAGCATGAGCCTCCAGAACAACGGAGAGCTTGCGATGTCCTGCGCCCTCAACGAACTATATGGGCTGGGCTACCGCTATTCGCTCGAACTCGAACAGCGGTTGCTGCAGTTGACCCCTGAGGATGTCCGACGCTTGGCGGCGGAGCTTCTGCGGGAGGATCGATGCGCCGTGGCCGTCGTGCGGCCGGCGGACCAGGCGCCGAGCGACGAGGCAACGGAGGTGGATGATGAATCCGACGAACCTTGA
- a CDS encoding HIT family protein codes for MNKPDCVFCRILRGELPCQAVYEDDATLAFLDIGPIIKGHTLVIPKIHVERITDVPAEALGRVMQTVQRVAGALFRGLGADGVNVHQTNGAAAGQTVPHVHFHVIPRFEGDGHSWNWRAGAYSGGAEMAEFARRIRGGLQSSDLQKE; via the coding sequence ATGAATAAACCGGATTGCGTATTTTGTAGGATTCTGCGCGGCGAGTTGCCATGTCAGGCCGTGTATGAAGACGATGCAACACTCGCCTTCCTCGACATTGGTCCGATCATTAAGGGGCATACGCTCGTCATTCCGAAAATTCATGTCGAACGGATCACCGATGTGCCGGCGGAGGCGTTGGGGCGGGTGATGCAGACGGTGCAGCGCGTCGCGGGCGCTCTCTTCCGCGGGCTGGGCGCTGATGGCGTGAACGTGCACCAGACCAACGGAGCCGCGGCGGGCCAAACGGTGCCGCATGTTCATTTCCACGTCATTCCGCGGTTCGAAGGCGACGGACACTCGTGGAACTGGCGCGCCGGCGCGTACAGCGGGGGCGCGGAGATGGCGGAATTCGCGCGACGGATCCGCGGCGGCCTGCAATCCAGTGATCTGCAAAAGGAGTGA
- a CDS encoding DUF1844 domain-containing protein → MNPTNLDELHRALFEQLVDSFAHAALVGMGKLIHPARQKAEVDLEAAQHAIDMLDMLEAKTKGNLTADEERLIKQTAAMLKLNYVEVIGAASASGGQPPQADAASTGTPSPGDSAPTEPPPAEEKVRFRKKYD, encoded by the coding sequence ATGAATCCGACGAACCTTGATGAACTACACCGCGCTCTGTTTGAGCAGTTGGTGGATTCATTCGCTCATGCCGCCCTCGTTGGGATGGGCAAGCTGATCCATCCGGCTCGGCAGAAGGCGGAAGTCGATCTCGAAGCCGCGCAGCACGCGATCGACATGCTGGACATGCTCGAAGCGAAGACAAAGGGCAATCTGACCGCCGATGAGGAGCGTCTGATCAAGCAGACGGCGGCGATGCTGAAACTGAATTATGTCGAGGTTATCGGCGCCGCTAGCGCTTCGGGCGGCCAGCCGCCCCAAGCCGACGCGGCCTCGACGGGGACTCCGTCTCCCGGCGATTCGGCCCCGACAGAGCCACCGCCCGCCGAAGAAAAGGTCCGGTTTCGAAAAAAATACGACTGA
- a CDS encoding DUF1957 domain-containing protein, whose amino-acid sequence MTNSSSQNTESTPAGRTPIAPKPTGYASLILHGHLPFVRHPEYDEFFEERWLFEAITECYLPLLQVCYRLLCEDIPFRLSISLSPTLCAMLQDDLLQKRYIRHLEKLIELTHKEVARTRSDPRLNRLACFYRDWLTETLAIYHVRYGRDLLKVFRRYEDAGILELFTTCATHGYLPLLKTHPRAVEAQVAIGVESFRHTFGRAPRGLWLPECAFYPGLEEILAAHGITWFIVDSHGILHASSRPHYGLFAPVACDNGVAAFGRDPESSRQVWSAHEGYPGDFDYRDFYRDLGFDAEFEYIQPYILDGKTRILTGIKYHRVTGRGDHKDLYDPDAARRKAEIHAAHFVECRQKQVDWHARRMDRPPLVVSPYDAELFGHWWFEGPQFLEFIARVAARQTTVEFITPSDYLQRHPILQRATPSASSWGWQGYNECWLSGCNEWIYPELHRAAAIMTDLATRFQNDPPGSMRERILNQAARSLLLAQSSDWPFILKCNTAVDYANKRVKDHLARFHFLAESARRNDIDPRKLAALEELDRIFPFIDFRVYAENERRAETGEETVQAVSA is encoded by the coding sequence ATGACGAACTCTTCTTCGCAGAATACGGAATCCACGCCCGCCGGCCGGACGCCCATCGCTCCGAAGCCGACGGGATATGCGAGCCTGATCCTGCACGGGCATCTCCCCTTCGTGCGGCACCCGGAATACGACGAGTTTTTTGAGGAGCGTTGGCTCTTTGAGGCGATCACTGAATGCTACCTGCCGCTGCTGCAGGTCTGCTACCGGTTGTTGTGCGAGGACATCCCGTTTCGCCTTTCGATCTCGCTGTCGCCGACACTGTGCGCGATGCTGCAGGACGACCTCCTGCAGAAGCGGTACATTCGGCATCTGGAAAAACTCATCGAGCTAACGCACAAAGAGGTCGCGCGCACCCGCTCGGACCCGCGGCTGAATCGTCTGGCCTGCTTCTATCGCGACTGGCTCACCGAGACGCTCGCGATCTACCATGTTCGATATGGCCGCGACCTGCTCAAGGTGTTCCGCCGCTACGAAGACGCCGGCATCCTGGAGCTCTTCACCACCTGCGCGACACATGGCTATCTGCCGCTGCTCAAGACGCACCCGCGCGCCGTCGAGGCGCAGGTGGCAATCGGCGTCGAAAGCTTCCGGCACACGTTCGGTCGCGCCCCGCGCGGCCTGTGGCTTCCCGAGTGCGCCTTCTATCCCGGTTTGGAGGAGATCCTCGCCGCCCACGGGATCACCTGGTTCATTGTGGATTCACACGGCATTTTGCATGCCTCGTCCCGGCCGCACTACGGTCTGTTCGCGCCCGTAGCGTGCGACAATGGCGTCGCCGCCTTCGGGCGCGACCCGGAGTCCTCACGCCAGGTCTGGAGCGCCCACGAGGGTTATCCCGGCGATTTCGATTACCGGGATTTCTATCGCGATCTCGGCTTTGATGCGGAGTTCGAATACATTCAGCCGTATATCCTGGACGGCAAGACGCGCATCCTGACCGGCATCAAATACCACAGGGTGACGGGCCGGGGAGACCACAAGGACCTATATGACCCGGATGCCGCGCGGCGGAAGGCGGAGATTCACGCGGCGCATTTTGTGGAATGTCGGCAGAAGCAGGTCGATTGGCATGCGCGTCGCATGGACCGACCCCCGCTTGTCGTGTCCCCGTATGATGCTGAATTGTTCGGCCATTGGTGGTTCGAGGGCCCCCAATTCCTTGAATTCATCGCGCGCGTTGCGGCGCGGCAAACCACGGTCGAATTCATTACGCCGTCCGATTATCTGCAGCGTCATCCGATCCTTCAGCGCGCGACGCCGTCGGCCTCGAGCTGGGGGTGGCAGGGCTACAATGAGTGCTGGCTGAGCGGCTGCAATGAATGGATTTATCCCGAATTGCACCGAGCCGCTGCTATCATGACCGATCTCGCAACGCGGTTTCAAAACGATCCGCCGGGGTCGATGCGCGAGCGGATCCTGAATCAGGCCGCGCGCTCGTTGCTGCTGGCCCAGTCTTCAGACTGGCCGTTCATCCTGAAATGCAACACCGCTGTCGACTACGCGAACAAGCGCGTCAAGGACCACCTCGCCCGGTTCCACTTTTTGGCGGAGTCAGCGCGTCGCAACGACATCGACCCGCGTAAGTTGGCCGCGCTGGAAGAACTCGATCGGATTTTTCCTTTCATCGATTTTCGCGTCTATGCCGAAAACGAACGTCGAGCGGAGACGGGCGAGGAAACCGTGCAGGCGGTGTCGGCCTAG
- a CDS encoding replication-associated recombination protein A, protein MQMDDLFEKSRSDRKPLPPLAARLRPRTLEEIVGQSHILGPGKLLRRAIEADRLGSIILYGPPGCGKTSLAEVIARVTHRHFERTSGVLANVNILRDLLETAQRRRAIHGEETILFIDEIHRFNKAQQDVLLPYVEDGSITLIGATTHNPFFFINSPLTSRSQIFQLEPLSEADIVALLRRALTHPEGLGDRRIEAEEAALQHWAAVCEGDARRALNALEIAALTTPADADGVIRLTRAVAEESIQKKAVVYDHDEDGHYDTISAFIKSVRGSDPNAALYWLAKMLYAGEDPRFIARRLIILASEDIGNADPLGLPVAVAAMEAVDFVGMPEARIILAQATTYLACAPKSNASYLGIESALADVKAGRVLPVPRHLRDASHKKAAEILGHTGYKYAHDYPGHVVDQEYVPTDKVYYEPTEEGFEKRIRERLARWAELRRSPSTRTTNP, encoded by the coding sequence ATGCAGATGGATGATCTCTTCGAAAAATCCCGGTCGGACCGGAAGCCGCTGCCGCCCCTCGCGGCGCGCCTGCGCCCGCGCACGTTGGAGGAGATCGTCGGGCAATCTCATATCTTGGGGCCGGGCAAGCTGCTGCGCCGAGCCATCGAGGCCGACCGGCTCGGGAGCATCATCCTTTACGGTCCGCCTGGCTGCGGCAAAACGTCGCTTGCGGAGGTCATTGCACGTGTGACGCATCGCCACTTCGAGCGGACGAGCGGCGTGTTGGCGAACGTGAACATCTTGCGCGACCTTCTGGAAACGGCACAACGACGGAGGGCCATCCACGGGGAGGAGACGATCCTCTTCATCGACGAGATTCACCGCTTCAACAAGGCGCAGCAGGATGTCCTGCTGCCCTACGTGGAAGACGGATCGATCACGCTGATCGGCGCCACGACGCACAACCCGTTTTTCTTTATCAACAGCCCGCTCACCTCCCGTTCTCAGATTTTCCAACTCGAGCCGCTGTCGGAAGCGGACATCGTGGCGCTGCTCCGGCGCGCGCTCACGCATCCGGAAGGCCTCGGCGACCGCCGCATCGAGGCTGAAGAGGCGGCGCTCCAGCACTGGGCCGCCGTCTGCGAGGGTGACGCGCGGCGCGCGCTGAACGCGCTCGAAATCGCCGCGCTCACAACGCCGGCAGACGCCGACGGCGTGATCCGGCTGACGCGCGCCGTCGCTGAAGAATCGATCCAGAAAAAAGCTGTGGTCTACGACCACGATGAAGACGGCCACTACGACACGATATCCGCCTTCATCAAAAGTGTCCGCGGGTCTGATCCCAACGCTGCGCTGTACTGGCTGGCGAAGATGCTGTACGCAGGCGAGGACCCTCGATTCATCGCCCGACGCCTGATCATTCTCGCGTCTGAGGATATCGGGAATGCGGATCCCCTCGGCCTACCGGTGGCGGTGGCCGCCATGGAGGCAGTCGACTTCGTCGGCATGCCCGAGGCGCGAATTATTCTGGCCCAGGCGACGACCTACCTGGCTTGCGCGCCGAAGAGCAACGCCAGTTACCTGGGGATTGAATCCGCCCTGGCGGACGTCAAGGCCGGGCGCGTTCTGCCAGTCCCCCGCCATCTGCGGGATGCCTCCCACAAAAAAGCGGCGGAAATTCTTGGACACACTGGCTATAAATACGCGCACGATTATCCGGGACATGTCGTCGACCAGGAATATGTGCCGACGGACAAGGTGTACTACGAACCGACTGAGGAAGGTTTTGAAAAGCGCATCCGCGAGCGGCTGGCCCGCTGGGCGGAATTGAGGAGGTCGCCATCAACCCGAACTACAAACCCCTGA
- a CDS encoding DUF4912 domain-containing protein, with the protein MPDDVENPSPPDSTSDSPQTRETSLSAEDLRAISQEISSSYPPPRLGTELVLLEINPHRSHAYWNIDVADFRRAAEAAGDPNPPLLLRVHDITGVNFDGTNSNSFFDLQVQGLQGHWYVDLWQDGRTYIGEIGLRRPDGRLEILARSNPVSTPIASESPHYHTEAVNVAETNPENRLTDLLRPHPPAKEPIAGEPQAAGESTGDPNSPPLVIVPPPEPAAFQSPEIESAPPDLESADILPVGPQSGPDLPQRKEFPLPPGAESRPAVYLDVEPPPNESDFPEPAEYAFAQSEFDREVSPEPMKADSPTSETDESSSAVQPSPEPAEPRSFEERPDWPSAEELARFVVEAFAPGGALAAQSVETLMTRFAAVPSTGEEQHAAPPSDDAPAGAAVQREASEHGLPGSPQPAPPPANEKPALASEAPTPAASPRGGGNGQFSGPPASLPLENYIALFSAEHGSPQVALEVNVELHIFGRVRPGMQVSFYGQPVPLRPDGSFSLRKPLPHGAVVLPILATETPKNPPR; encoded by the coding sequence ATGCCAGACGATGTAGAAAATCCGTCGCCCCCCGATTCCACTTCGGACTCCCCGCAGACTCGAGAGACGTCGCTTTCCGCCGAGGACCTGCGCGCCATTTCTCAGGAAATTTCGTCGTCCTATCCGCCGCCCCGACTTGGCACGGAGCTGGTCCTTCTGGAGATCAACCCTCACCGCTCGCACGCCTATTGGAACATCGATGTGGCCGATTTCCGACGGGCGGCCGAAGCGGCGGGCGATCCGAATCCGCCGCTGTTGCTGCGGGTCCACGATATCACCGGCGTCAATTTCGACGGCACGAATTCGAATTCATTTTTCGATTTGCAGGTTCAGGGCCTGCAGGGCCACTGGTATGTCGACCTGTGGCAGGATGGACGGACCTATATCGGCGAGATCGGGCTTCGGCGGCCCGACGGACGGCTGGAAATCCTCGCGCGTTCCAATCCGGTGTCGACGCCCATTGCCTCGGAATCTCCTCATTACCATACCGAAGCGGTGAACGTGGCGGAGACGAACCCCGAAAACCGCCTCACCGACCTTCTCCGCCCGCATCCTCCAGCCAAGGAGCCGATAGCCGGGGAGCCACAAGCCGCCGGCGAATCGACAGGTGATCCCAATTCTCCACCTCTTGTGATTGTGCCACCGCCTGAGCCGGCGGCGTTTCAATCGCCGGAGATCGAGTCGGCGCCTCCCGATCTCGAATCCGCGGATATTTTGCCCGTTGGGCCGCAAAGCGGGCCGGACCTTCCCCAGCGAAAGGAATTTCCATTGCCGCCCGGCGCGGAGAGCCGCCCCGCCGTGTATCTGGACGTAGAGCCGCCCCCCAACGAGAGCGATTTCCCCGAACCTGCCGAGTACGCGTTCGCTCAGTCCGAGTTTGATCGAGAAGTCTCGCCGGAGCCGATGAAAGCGGATTCGCCCACCTCGGAAACCGATGAAAGTTCGTCCGCTGTGCAGCCGTCTCCGGAGCCGGCCGAACCAAGATCGTTTGAGGAACGCCCGGACTGGCCCAGCGCCGAAGAACTGGCAAGGTTTGTTGTGGAGGCATTCGCGCCCGGCGGCGCGTTGGCCGCGCAGTCTGTGGAGACCTTGATGACTCGGTTCGCCGCCGTCCCGAGCACGGGGGAGGAGCAGCACGCCGCGCCGCCGTCCGACGACGCTCCGGCGGGTGCGGCGGTCCAGAGGGAGGCGTCTGAGCACGGCCTGCCGGGCTCTCCGCAACCGGCGCCGCCCCCGGCCAACGAAAAGCCAGCCTTGGCCTCCGAAGCGCCGACTCCGGCCGCCTCGCCCCGAGGCGGCGGAAATGGGCAGTTCTCAGGTCCGCCAGCGTCCCTCCCGTTGGAAAACTACATCGCGCTGTTCAGCGCGGAGCACGGGAGCCCGCAGGTGGCGTTGGAAGTGAATGTCGAACTTCACATCTTTGGGCGCGTGCGGCCCGGCATGCAGGTGAGCTTCTACGGGCAGCCGGTACCGCTCCGGCCCGACGGCTCTTTCTCGCTGCGAAAGCCGCTGCCGCACGGCGCAGTGGTGTTGCCGATTCTCGCGACGGAAACGCCAAAGAACCCGCCCCGCTAG
- a CDS encoding AsmA family protein yields MRFAKPLLIFLLILVAVVVLAVRFLGGAAIKQAVNTGGPLLLGVPVRLESATFQPFSGRLVLGNLFVGNPEGFSPEGLLRLQSLEIDWDARSLLTDTVRVRRIVMRAPEIRIEKGLDSNNIRRLLENLEKRASERPPSPPPSRPQAEPPQADRGKRLTIDEVILEGGRLHVATPAVRGSLAAVKLPTITIRDLGGGDGISVIEAIAIVARALLDASVHTASKLGGGLFEVLIGASDQAASTGADESQHPEKRNAAAVLQNLGNLLKKDEKAAE; encoded by the coding sequence ATGCGTTTTGCCAAACCGCTGCTGATTTTCCTCTTAATCCTGGTCGCCGTCGTCGTTCTGGCGGTGAGGTTTCTCGGTGGGGCCGCCATTAAGCAGGCCGTCAATACGGGCGGGCCCCTGCTTCTCGGCGTACCAGTCCGGTTGGAATCCGCCACGTTCCAGCCGTTTTCCGGCCGGCTTGTCCTCGGGAACCTATTTGTCGGGAATCCGGAAGGATTTTCGCCGGAAGGCCTGTTGCGGCTCCAATCGTTGGAGATCGACTGGGACGCCCGTTCACTGCTAACCGACACCGTGCGGGTTCGACGGATCGTGATGCGCGCACCGGAAATTCGAATCGAGAAGGGCTTGGATTCGAACAACATCCGAAGGCTGCTCGAGAACCTGGAGAAACGGGCTTCTGAACGCCCGCCTTCGCCACCGCCCTCGCGACCGCAGGCCGAGCCGCCCCAAGCCGACCGCGGGAAGCGTTTGACCATCGACGAGGTGATCCTGGAGGGCGGACGCCTTCATGTAGCGACACCGGCCGTGCGCGGTTCCCTCGCGGCGGTCAAGCTGCCCACCATCACCATCCGCGATCTCGGAGGTGGCGACGGGATTAGCGTCATCGAAGCGATTGCCATAGTGGCCCGCGCCTTGCTGGATGCTTCCGTGCATACGGCTTCGAAACTGGGCGGCGGTCTCTTTGAAGTGCTGATCGGCGCATCCGACCAGGCGGCGAGCACGGGCGCAGATGAGTCGCAGCACCCTGAAAAGCGCAACGCCGCGGCGGTTCTTCAGAATCTCGGAAATCTGCTCAAGAAGGATGAAAAGGCCGCTGAATAG
- a CDS encoding 5-formyltetrahydrofolate cyclo-ligase, which translates to MNPKAVARQAAQRIRNKLSFEWIAEASIRAQQRLLDLPEFQRAKTVALYRPRPREVATDLLLAACRKEAKTVLLPAWDKERGEYRLARWNEGAPLQSGLYGIEEPVERIWVPGSETDFIVVTALAFDIYGFRLGHGGGHFDRLLADVRGTKACLAFECQKLTAVPVEPHDVQLDVIATEKALYRAPARLVYADPEALRK; encoded by the coding sequence ATCAATCCGAAAGCTGTTGCGCGGCAGGCCGCGCAACGCATCCGAAACAAACTGTCGTTCGAATGGATCGCCGAGGCCTCGATCCGAGCGCAGCAGCGGCTGCTTGACCTGCCTGAGTTCCAGCGGGCGAAGACTGTCGCTCTCTATCGCCCGCGGCCGCGCGAGGTGGCGACCGATCTCCTCCTCGCGGCCTGTCGCAAGGAGGCGAAAACGGTTCTGCTTCCCGCATGGGACAAGGAACGTGGCGAATATCGGCTCGCCCGATGGAACGAGGGAGCTCCGCTTCAATCGGGTCTTTATGGAATTGAAGAACCCGTCGAACGGATTTGGGTGCCCGGCTCGGAGACCGATTTCATCGTGGTGACGGCCCTCGCATTTGATATCTACGGGTTCCGTCTCGGCCACGGCGGCGGACACTTCGACCGTCTGCTGGCCGATGTCCGGGGAACCAAGGCTTGCCTCGCGTTCGAATGCCAGAAACTGACGGCTGTGCCGGTCGAACCCCACGATGTGCAACTCGACGTGATCGCGACTGAAAAAGCCCTCTACCGCGCGCCCGCCCGTCTCGTGTACGCCGATCCCGAAGCCCTTCGCAAGTGA
- a CDS encoding endonuclease/exonuclease/phosphatase family protein: MSLRAWRGFAVLAAVWICHAPATLGSEKRDFSYKGKVRIDTPIRAIYQTDEGEIPAKDRIRISFYNIETFTDGEGDGPLRTPERREAQTKNAADLIGEIDPDILFLAEIENEHALRLLNNALDRPFPFGWVTAYAREDGREEKLNHALLSRIRPSRVLEMDFGPLQGAGRPPRGVLRAEFQLDNNRPLIVYAVHLKSNYGYRPLNLYKRKHALSIVAADARALQESGAPCELLIVGDFNNDPRAPEFADDWSLEQLRGWYDLWQDIPFPDRVTCPTRRGNPEREFPPVAFDRIYAGGDATNRPWVAASPGVLQRGVDVRNADALPGDGGHISDHYPVWIDLVR; the protein is encoded by the coding sequence ATGTCGCTACGTGCTTGGCGAGGGTTCGCCGTGCTCGCGGCCGTCTGGATCTGCCATGCGCCAGCGACGCTAGGATCCGAAAAACGCGATTTCTCCTACAAGGGAAAGGTTCGCATCGACACGCCGATCCGCGCGATTTACCAAACCGACGAAGGGGAAATCCCCGCCAAAGACCGAATCCGAATTTCCTTTTACAACATTGAAACGTTTACGGACGGGGAGGGAGACGGGCCTCTACGAACACCCGAGCGCAGAGAGGCGCAAACCAAAAACGCGGCCGACCTGATCGGCGAGATCGATCCGGACATTCTGTTCCTTGCAGAAATCGAAAACGAGCACGCGCTCCGCTTGTTGAACAACGCGCTAGATCGTCCATTCCCGTTTGGTTGGGTCACCGCGTATGCGCGGGAGGATGGCCGGGAGGAAAAACTCAACCACGCCCTGCTGTCTCGAATCCGACCCTCCCGCGTCCTTGAAATGGATTTCGGCCCTCTCCAGGGTGCGGGGCGCCCTCCCCGCGGCGTTCTCCGCGCGGAATTTCAACTGGACAACAACCGCCCGCTTATCGTCTATGCCGTGCACCTCAAATCCAATTACGGCTACCGTCCGCTCAATCTGTACAAACGAAAACACGCGCTTTCGATCGTGGCCGCCGATGCACGCGCCCTCCAAGAGTCCGGCGCCCCATGCGAGCTGCTGATTGTCGGCGACTTCAACAACGACCCGCGCGCCCCTGAATTCGCTGATGATTGGTCCCTCGAGCAGCTCCGAGGCTGGTACGATCTCTGGCAAGACATCCCGTTCCCGGACCGCGTAACCTGTCCGACACGTCGCGGAAACCCCGAACGGGAATTTCCGCCGGTCGCCTTCGACCGAATTTACGCTGGCGGCGATGCGACCAACCGCCCTTGGGTCGCGGCATCCCCGGGCGTATTGCAACGAGGCGTCGATGTCCGTAATGCGGACGCCCTCCCCGGCGATGGCGGACACATTTCTGACCACTACCCCGTTTGGATCGACCTCGTGCGATAA